A window from Ardenticatena maritima encodes these proteins:
- a CDS encoding CRISPR-associated ring nuclease, which yields MSEPMQQPGDVLIATLGGKPQVITFALDLFLRAGIHPADVVLVHLSEEDPRIARSLDVLADAFRHGLYNGYPMRLHTHPLADGRRVLRAVANAEDADAVWRTFVDLFRAYKAQHRRVHLLVAGGPRLLGALALSAAMFTLHQTDKVWHVFTPREVRLAVAEEGRLHPRPEDGAHLVEVPFLALGRTFPLPTTAHDQSSAEILRRQRSILDSVERRRCEQVWEALTQRERDVLVLYAQGLSTAEIAARLHLSENTVNSHRRKIFQHVRNAWNLPEDHDLRYHHLVDYFGVFCQEYVTWRIQE from the coding sequence ATTGCCACACTCGGCGGCAAACCACAGGTCATCACCTTTGCGCTGGATTTGTTTTTGCGGGCGGGCATTCATCCCGCCGACGTCGTGCTGGTGCATCTGTCAGAAGAAGACCCGCGGATTGCGCGCTCGCTCGACGTGCTGGCGGACGCCTTTCGGCATGGTTTGTACAACGGGTATCCCATGCGCTTGCACACGCACCCCCTGGCGGATGGGCGGCGCGTGTTGCGCGCTGTTGCCAACGCGGAAGACGCCGACGCCGTTTGGCGCACGTTCGTTGACCTGTTCAGGGCGTACAAGGCGCAGCATCGCCGCGTGCATCTGCTGGTGGCGGGTGGTCCCCGCTTGTTGGGGGCGTTGGCGTTGAGCGCCGCCATGTTCACCCTGCATCAGACCGACAAGGTGTGGCATGTCTTCACCCCGCGCGAGGTGCGCCTGGCGGTTGCGGAAGAAGGGCGGTTGCACCCGCGTCCCGAAGATGGGGCGCATCTGGTTGAAGTGCCGTTCCTGGCGTTGGGGCGCACCTTCCCATTGCCGACAACCGCGCACGACCAGTCGAGCGCAGAGATTTTGCGCCGCCAGCGGAGCATTTTGGATAGTGTGGAGCGCCGACGGTGTGAACAGGTGTGGGAGGCGCTGACACAGCGCGAGCGCGATGTCCTCGTGCTCTATGCGCAAGGGTTGAGCACAGCGGAGATTGCGGCGCGGTTGCATCTCTCGGAAAACACCGTCAACTCGCACCGCCGCAAGATTTTCCAGCATGTGCGCAACGCCTGGAACTTGCCGGAAGACCACGATTTGCGCTACCACCATCTGGTGGATTACTTTGGCGTCTTTTGTCAGGAGTATGTGACGTGGCGCATTCAGGAATGA